The Leclercia adecarboxylata region AAAAATCGGGCTTCTGGGCAACCGTCTTTGGCGGCGCGGCGCAGCTGATTATGGGTAACGCCGTACCGGGCCTGGTGCTGGGCATCCTGATCGGCAAAGGCGTGGAAGAGAGCGGCTGGAACCACGTTACCAAAGTGATGATGGTGGCCATCGTTCTGCTGTTCGTGCTGAGCGGTTTCTTCCGCGGCTTCGACATGAAGATGATTGAATCCTTCCATCTGACCGTGCCGAACTGGCTCGACATGATCCACAACTCGCTCAGCGGCAAGTAACAGGAGCCTCTAAATGGAACAGAATAAAGGTTTTTGGTATGCCGACTGGTCGTTCCCGATCTTCGTTGGCCTGCTCTCTTCCGGCGTCTTCGCCGGGACGCACATGTACTACCTCTACGGCATTGGCGCTTTTAACGAAGTGGCCTTCGTAGCGATGCTGAAAGCGGGCATCGATACCGGGGCTTACGGCGCGGTCGCGGCGTTCGGCGCCAGCTTCCTGTTTGCCCGTATTATCGAAGGTTCGCTGGTGGGGATCCTTGATATCGGCGGCGCGATCCAGACCGGCGTGGGCTTAGGCGTTCCGGCGCTGCTGCTGGGCGCGGGCATCATGTTCCCGGTGACCAACTTTATCGCCTCGCTTGCGACCGGCCTGGTGATTGGCCTGGCGATTGGCTACGTCATTATCCTGGCGCGTAAGTTCACTATCAATCAGAGCAACTCCACCTACGGGGCAGATGTGATGATGGGAGCCGGTAACGCCTCGGGCCGCTTCCTCGGGCCGCTGATTATCCTCAGCGCGATGACCGCGTCTATTCCAATCGGCATCGGTTCCCTGCTGGGCGCACTGCTGTTCTACATCTGGCAGAAGCCGATTACCGGTGGCGCCATCCTCGGTGCAATGCTGTTGGGCTGGCTGTTCCCGGTCGCCCTTTAATACCCGCGGGCGCTCAGGCGCCCGACTTATCAGGAGAACCCCATGTTTGATTTACTCCTGCGCCGTGCGCGCCTCACCGACGATACCCTGACCGATATCGCCATTCAGGACGGGAAGATCGCGGCGGTAGGCGACATTACCGATCCCGCACAGCAAACCGTTGAGCTTAACGGCGACACTTACGTCAGCGCGGGCTGGATCGACTCCCACGTCCACTGCTATCCGAACTCGCCGATTTATCACGATGAGCCGGACAGCGTCGGCATTGCCACCGGCGTTACCTCCGTGGTCGACGCGGGCAGCACCGGGGCGGACGACGTGGACGATTTCTACGACATTACCCGCAAAGCCTCCACCGAGGTTTTTGCCCTGCTGAACATCTCCCGCGTGGGGCTGATTGCCCAGAACGAACTGGCCAACATGGCCAATATCGACGCCGACGCGGTGAAGCAGGCGGTACAGCGCCACCCGAATTTTATCGTTGGCCTGAAAGCGCGCATGAGCAGCAGCGTGGTCGGTGAAAACGGCATTACGCCGCTGGAGCGTGCCAAAACCATCCAGAAAGAGAACGGCGACCTGCCGCTGATGGTGCACATCGGCAATAACCCGCCGAACCTCGATGAAATCGCTGACCTGCTGACTTCCGGCGACATCATTACCCACTGCTACAACGGCAAGCCGAACCGCATTCTGACGCCATCCGGCGAACTGCGCGCCTCCATCACCTCCGCCCTGCAGCGCGGCGTGCGTCTTGACGTGGGCCACGGCACGGCGAGCTTCAGCTTTGAAGTGGCGAAACGCGCCATCGCGATGGGCATTCTGCCGCACACCATCAGCTCGGATATCTACTGCCGCAACCGCATTAACGGCCCGGTAGGATCGCTGGCGAGCGTGATGTCGAAATTCCTCGCCATCGGTATGACGCTGCCGCAGGTGATTAACTGCGTGACCGTCAACGCTGCGGACGGTCTGCGCCTGGCGCACAAAGGCCGCATTCAGCCGGGTCTCGATGCCGACCTGACGCTGTTCACCCTTAAACGCCAGCCGACGGTGCTGGTGGACGCCGAAAACGACAGTCTGCAGGCTGAACACATTCTGGTGCCGCTTGCCGCGATCCGCGCGGGCAAGGGCTACATGACCGAACAAGGGAGCACGGAACATGCCTTCAATTTTTGAGAAATACAATTTAAAGCAGGTGATTAACACCTCCGGGCGCATGACCGCGCTGGGCGTCTCCACCCCGCGCCCGGAAGTGGTACAGGCGGCAATGGAGGGGATGAACCAGTACTTCGAGATGAAGGATCTGGTGAACAAAACCGGCGAATACATCGCGAAGCTGCTGGATGTGGAAGGGGCGACCGTCGTCTCCTGCGCGTCGGCGGGCATCGCCCAGTCGGTAGCGGCGGTGCTGGTGAAGGACAGCGACTGGCTGCTGGAAAACCTGCACGTCACCCCGGTTGAGAATAACGAGATCGTCATGCCGAAGGGCCATAACGTGAACTTTGGCGCCCCGGTTGGCACCATGGTGGCGCTGGGCGGCGGCAAGCTGGTAGAAGCGGGCTACGCCAACGAATGCTCCGCCGATCAGCTGGCGGCGGCGATCACTCCGCGCACCGCGGCGATCCTCTATATCAAATCTCACCACTGCGTGCAGAAGAGCATGCTCAGCGTGGAGCAAGCGGCCGTGGTGGCGCGTAAGCACGACCTGCCGCTGATCGTTGATGCCGCGGCGGAAGAAGATCTGCATACTTACTACCGCTCCGGCGCGGACCTGGTGATTTACAGCGGCGCGAAGGCCATTGAAGGCCCAACCAGCGGCCTGGTGATCGGCAAAACGCAGTACGTCGAGTGGGTAAAACGCCAGACGGCGGGCATTGGCCGGGCGATGAAGGTGGGCAAAGAAGGCATTCTGGGCCTCACCTGCGCCATCGAACACTACCTGACGGCAACTAAAGAGAGCGGTGCTGAGATGGTGGCGAAGATGACGCCGTTTATTGACGCGCTCAACACCCTCAACGGCGTGACCGCTCGCGTGGTCTGGGACAGCGCCGGTCGTGACATCGCCCGCACCGAAATTAAGTTTGACGAAGCCACCACCGGCGTCGGCACCGGCGACCTGGTGCACGCGCTCAGGCAGGGCGAATACGCCATCTACTTCCGTGGCTACAAGGCCAACGAAGGGATCATCGAAGCGGACGTGCGCAGCGTCAGCGCAGACCAGCTGAATATTGTTTATCGCCGCATCAGCGAAGTGTTAGGCCAGGAGAAAAAGGCATGAAACTGACCCCAAACTTTTACCGTGACCGCGTCTGCCTGAATGTGCTGGCCGGATCGAAAGCCAACGCCAGCGCCATCTATGAGGCCGCAGAGGGGCATGTGCTGGTGGGCGTGCTCTCCAAAAACTACCCGGACGTCGACAGTGCGGTGGCCGATATGCGCGAGTACGCCGCGCTCATCGATAACGCCCTCTCCGTGGGCCTGGGGGCAGGCGACCCGAACCAGTCGGCGATGGTGAGCGAAATCTCCCGTCAGGTGCAGCCGCAGCACGTGAACCAGGTCTTTACCGGCGTGGCAACCAGCCGCGCGCTGCTGGGGCAGAGCGAGTCCGTGGTTAACGGTCTGGTCTCCCCGACCGGTACTGTCGGCATGGTTAAAATCTCCACCGGTCCGCTGAGCAGCGCGGCGCCTGACGGCATTGTCCCGGTGGAAACGGCGATTGCCCTGCTGAAAGATTTTGGCGGCAGCTCAATCAAATACTTCCCGATGGGCGGCCTGAAGTGCCGTGATGAATACAAAGCGGTGGCGGAAGCCTGCGCCCGTCACGACTTCTGGCTCGAGCCAACCGGCGGCATCGATCTGGATAACTTCGAAGAGATTTTGCAGATTGCGCTGGACGCGGGCGTGAGCAAAATCATCCCGCATATCTACAGCTCGATTATCGACAAAGCCAGCGGCGACACCCGCCCGGAAGATGTGCGTACGCTGCTTGCAATGACGAAGAAGCGGGTTAAGTAATAAAAACAACACCCCTCAACCCCTCTCCCCTTTGGGGAGAGGGGTTGAGGGGCAGTAAAAAATTTCAGGATCCCCATGCACACCCAACACACGCAGTACGCCTGGGTCGGCACCTACCATCCCCACGGCGAAGGCTTATACCGCTTTACCCGCGACCCTGTCACCGGCGCGCTCAGCAACAGAACCCTCGTGCATACCCTGACAAATGCCGCGCAGTTGGCCATTGCGCCGGATGGCAACAGGCTCTATGTAGCAAGCGAAGTGGAGCAGGGTGTTGTCCAGGCGCTGCGTATTGATGAAGCCGGGAATGTGCATCTGCTGAACGAGGTGGCGTCCGGCGGCGCAGGCCCGGTATCGCTGTCGTTTACCCCCAATGGACGTTACCTGCTGGTGGCGAACTACGGGGGCGGAACGGTGGCTGTCCTGCCGGTAAATGCGGACGGCAGCCTGAGCGAGGCGAGCGATATTCATCTGCATCGTGGCGAGCCCGGCGCGGCAAAACCGGCCGCCGCCGTGGAGGGCAGTTTTGCCATCAGCGGGCATAGCGCCCCGCATGCCCACATGATCGCCGCGGATCCCCATAGCGGCGCAATATTTGCCACCGATCTGGGCCTCGATCGCATTTATCAGTACCAGTTTGACGATCAAAACGGCAGGCTTATCCCCGACGATCCGCCGTTTATCCCTGCGTCGTCAGCGGGCGCCGGGCCGCGTCATTTTGTCTTTACTCCACAGGGGGAAGGGCTGTGGCTGATTAATGAGGAGGCCTCCACGCTGACCTACTATCAGCGGGATCCGGTTTCCGGCAGATTGCACGAAGGCAAGAGCTGGTCTGCGCTGCCGGCAGGCTATAAAGGCACCAGCTTTGCGTCCGGCCTGGTACTGAGCCGCGATGGCAGACAGCTGTATGTCGCGAACCGGCTGCACAACAGCATTGCGCACTTTACCGTGACGTCAGAGGGCGAACTGATCCATCAGGATGATGTCTGGACGCGCGGCGATTACCCGCGCACCCTGACCCTCGATCGCGACGGGCGCTGGCTCTATGTGCTGAACCAGCGCAGTGATAATATCACCCGCTTTAGCGTGGAGCCGCACAGCGGCACCCTGCATTTTGAGCCAGACTACACCCCTGTCGGCAGTCCATCCCAGATGGTCATTTCCCCCTGAGCAGTAAGAGGATAACCACGTGCGATTTCCCAACCAACGTTTAGCGCAACTGTTTGAGATGTTGCAAAACGAAACGCTGCCGCAGGATG contains the following coding sequences:
- a CDS encoding DUF4310 family protein; translated protein: MEQNKGFWYADWSFPIFVGLLSSGVFAGTHMYYLYGIGAFNEVAFVAMLKAGIDTGAYGAVAAFGASFLFARIIEGSLVGILDIGGAIQTGVGLGVPALLLGAGIMFPVTNFIASLATGLVIGLAIGYVIILARKFTINQSNSTYGADVMMGAGNASGRFLGPLIILSAMTASIPIGIGSLLGALLFYIWQKPITGGAILGAMLLGWLFPVAL
- a CDS encoding DgaE family pyridoxal phosphate-dependent ammonia lyase, producing MPSIFEKYNLKQVINTSGRMTALGVSTPRPEVVQAAMEGMNQYFEMKDLVNKTGEYIAKLLDVEGATVVSCASAGIAQSVAAVLVKDSDWLLENLHVTPVENNEIVMPKGHNVNFGAPVGTMVALGGGKLVEAGYANECSADQLAAAITPRTAAILYIKSHHCVQKSMLSVEQAAVVARKHDLPLIVDAAAEEDLHTYYRSGADLVIYSGAKAIEGPTSGLVIGKTQYVEWVKRQTAGIGRAMKVGKEGILGLTCAIEHYLTATKESGAEMVAKMTPFIDALNTLNGVTARVVWDSAGRDIARTEIKFDEATTGVGTGDLVHALRQGEYAIYFRGYKANEGIIEADVRSVSADQLNIVYRRISEVLGQEKKA
- a CDS encoding amidohydrolase/deacetylase family metallohydrolase, yielding MFDLLLRRARLTDDTLTDIAIQDGKIAAVGDITDPAQQTVELNGDTYVSAGWIDSHVHCYPNSPIYHDEPDSVGIATGVTSVVDAGSTGADDVDDFYDITRKASTEVFALLNISRVGLIAQNELANMANIDADAVKQAVQRHPNFIVGLKARMSSSVVGENGITPLERAKTIQKENGDLPLMVHIGNNPPNLDEIADLLTSGDIITHCYNGKPNRILTPSGELRASITSALQRGVRLDVGHGTASFSFEVAKRAIAMGILPHTISSDIYCRNRINGPVGSLASVMSKFLAIGMTLPQVINCVTVNAADGLRLAHKGRIQPGLDADLTLFTLKRQPTVLVDAENDSLQAEHILVPLAAIRAGKGYMTEQGSTEHAFNF
- a CDS encoding lactonase family protein — protein: MHTQHTQYAWVGTYHPHGEGLYRFTRDPVTGALSNRTLVHTLTNAAQLAIAPDGNRLYVASEVEQGVVQALRIDEAGNVHLLNEVASGGAGPVSLSFTPNGRYLLVANYGGGTVAVLPVNADGSLSEASDIHLHRGEPGAAKPAAAVEGSFAISGHSAPHAHMIAADPHSGAIFATDLGLDRIYQYQFDDQNGRLIPDDPPFIPASSAGAGPRHFVFTPQGEGLWLINEEASTLTYYQRDPVSGRLHEGKSWSALPAGYKGTSFASGLVLSRDGRQLYVANRLHNSIAHFTVTSEGELIHQDDVWTRGDYPRTLTLDRDGRWLYVLNQRSDNITRFSVEPHSGTLHFEPDYTPVGSPSQMVISP
- the dagF gene encoding 2-dehydro-3-deoxy-phosphogluconate aldolase yields the protein MKLTPNFYRDRVCLNVLAGSKANASAIYEAAEGHVLVGVLSKNYPDVDSAVADMREYAALIDNALSVGLGAGDPNQSAMVSEISRQVQPQHVNQVFTGVATSRALLGQSESVVNGLVSPTGTVGMVKISTGPLSSAAPDGIVPVETAIALLKDFGGSSIKYFPMGGLKCRDEYKAVAEACARHDFWLEPTGGIDLDNFEEILQIALDAGVSKIIPHIYSSIIDKASGDTRPEDVRTLLAMTKKRVK